From the genome of Camarhynchus parvulus chromosome 8, STF_HiC, whole genome shotgun sequence, one region includes:
- the NMNAT2 gene encoding nicotinamide/nicotinic acid mononucleotide adenylyltransferase 2, with the protein MTETTKTHVILLACGSFNPITKGHIQMFERARDYLHKTGRFIVIGGIVSPVHDSYGKTGLVSSRHRLTMCQLAVQSSDWIRVDPWECYQDTWQTTCSVLEHHRDLMKRVTGCILSNVNTPSITPVIGQPQNESSQNIYQNNNSVSSKPTAAKILGKVGESLSRICCVRPPMEHFTFVDENANLGTVMRYEEIELRILLLCGSDLLESFCIPGLWNEADMEVIVGEFGIVVVPRDGADPERIMNHSSILRKYKNNILVVKDDSNHPMSVVSSTKSRLALQHGDGHVVDYLCQPVIDYILKSQLYINASG; encoded by the exons AGCGAGCCCGGGATTACCTGCACAAGACCGGACGCTTCATCGTCATCGGCGGCATCGTCTCGCCCGTGCACGACTCCTACGGGAAAACG GGGCTGGTCTCCAGCCGGCACCGCCTGACCATGTGCCAGCTGGCCGTGCAGTCCTCCGACTGGATCAG GGTGGACCCCTGGGAGTGCTACCAGGACACCTGGCAGACCACCTGCAGCGTGCTGGAGCACCACCGTGACCTGATGAAG AGAGTGACTGGCTGCATCCTGTCCAATGTCAACACGCCCTCCATCACCCCTGTGATCGGGCAGCCCCAGAACGAGTCCTCGCAGAACATCTACCAGAACAACAACAGCGTCTCCAGCAAGCCCACCGCAG CAAAGATCTTGGGGAAGGTGGGAGAAAGCCTGAGCCGGATTTGCTGTGTTCGCCCGCCCATGGAGCACTTCACCTTTGTGG ATGAAAATGCCAACCTGGGGACAGTGATGAGATACGAGGAGATTG aGCTTCGCATCTTGCTGCTCTGTGGCAGCGACCTGCTGGAGTCCTTCTGCATCCCTGGCCTCTGGAACGAGGCAGAT ATGGAGGTGATTGTCGGGGAGTTTGGGATCGTGGTTGTGCCGCGGGACGGAGCAGACCCCGAGCGGATCATGAACCACTCCTCCATCCTCCGCAAGTACAAA AACAACATCCTGGTGGTGAAGGATGACTCAAACCATCCCATGTCAGTTGTCAGCTCCACCAAAAGCAG ACTGGCCCTGCAGCACGGGGATGGGCACGTTGTGGATTACCTCTGCCAGCCTGTCATTGACTACATCCTCAAGAGCCAGCTGTACATCAACGCCTCTGGCTAA